GAATAGCCTTGTTGCTGTTGCCGCAGTTGCAACCATGGTAGGGTGTAATCAAAACAACCAAAACGAAAGAATGGAAATTAAAGGAGATGCTGACAAGTTTAGCTACAGCCTAGGGATGGACATTGGAAACAATGTGAAAAACTCAGAATTCGACAGCCTTTCAGTAGACCTTATGGTTCAAGGAATTAAGGATGTGATGAACGAGGGTGAGTTAGAATTCACTGTTGAAGAGTCTCAAGAAATTGTAAGATCTTACCTTACTAAACTGCAATCGAAAAAAGCGGACGCTGCTAAATCTAAAGGGGAGGAATTCCTTGCAAAGAATGCTGAAAGAGAAGATGTTGTAGTTCTAGAAAGTGGATTACAGTACGAGGTACTAAAAATGGGTAACGGACCAAAACCAGGCCCAACCGACAAGGTTAAAACTCATTACCACGGAACACTAATCGATGGAACTGTATTCGACTCAAGCGTAGAGCGTAATGAGCCAGCTAGTTTCCCAGTAAACAGAGTAATTCCAGGTTGGACAGAAGCGTTACAGCTTATGCCTGTTGGGTCTAAGTGGAAACTATACATTCCATCAGATTTAGCTTACGGTCCGAGAGGAACTCAAGGAATTATTGGACCAAACGAAGCTTTAATTTTCGAAGTTGAGCTTCTGGAAATTGTAAAGTAATTCTACTTTATATAAGATTAAAAGGCGGGTTTATCCCGCCTTTTTTGTTTCTAATTATCAAGACTTCCTGCATCTATCCAGCAAGAAATCGATTTTACTTCTTCGGCAGTTAGTGGATTTGAAGGCGGCATTGGAGACACCCCATTTTCTCCACTTCTTTTTATGGCAATTAGAAATCTCGACTTCTGAGACTCAGTACTTATTTGCTCATAGCTTTCTAAAATTACCCCTCCCCTTCCAGGCGATTTATGACATCCCGCTATAGCACAAGACTTGGCAATTATAGGTCTAACTCCACTGGCAAAAGTACTGTCTACATCTGCGCAGCTTATAGCACTAGTATTTATTGGATCTGCATTCGTTTTCTCCTTTTTGCAAGCGAAAAAGGAAATTCCTACCAAAATAACTACCCCCACATATTTATACATGTTCAACAAGCTTTTTAGCTATATACGGAGAAACTGCTACTCCCATCCCTCCCATTTTTAATCCATACAATATATTTTTTCGCGAACCTATATTGGGAAAGCGATCTGGCCCCACGCTCATGGTACCTGTCCATGAGAAGTCCCATGGGATGGGAAAGCCCATTAATTCCTTTCCAAAACTTTTTAGTTGGTCAATTATTGGGGCCGTATTGTTATTGCTTCCCGTAAACTCATTTTCCATGTCCATGTGACGCATCCCCCCCAATAACAACCTTCCGTCAACAAAACGAAAATAAGTGTACCCATTCATGGCGTGGAAAACCTCTTTGGGCACTGACCGGGGAAGAGGTTTACTTATGATTACTTGAGCTCTTGCTGGTTGACAGTCAACCTCAGGAAGCTTTAGGGAGTTTAAATTCGTGGTGCAAATTGCCACCTGACATTTTAAATCCAGTTTATTGGTGTGCACATTCACCTCATTCTCAGCGGTATTGTCCACCTGATACACTTCTACTCCCTTAATAAATTCAACTCCTAAAGTTCTTACTTTTTGCTCTAGGTATCTGATTAATTTAAAGGGATTTAACGCACCTTCTCCAGCCTGAAATATTCCCTTTCCTTTAAACTTCAATTTATCCGGAAGATCTTTTACCGTGTACGAATTCGGTAGGATGGATTTAAAGTCCGTATTGATGTTGTCGAGATTTTCTTGTACCCTTTGAAATCGGCTTTGCTCTTCTTCATCCTTAGAAAACACCTCAAAAGCCCCACATCTAGAATAATCCATAACGGAATGCGGTATAACCGATTGAAGAATTTCTAATCCACCAATTCTCATTTGAAGGAGATCGGCGGTCTTTTCCCATCCAATTTGATGAATATCATCGAGCAATTCTCCAGCTGAACCAAAACAGGAAAACCCTGCATTTTTTGTACTTGCAGTGTTTCCAACTAAATTTTTCTCCAGAATTAAAACCTTTGCTTTTGGACGCTTTTCCTTTATAAACAGTGCTGTGTAGAGGCCACAAAAGCCACCACCAATAATGATAAAATCGAAGGGTTGGCCTAATATTTGATGCTCCCAGTAACTGAAGTTGTTAGATTTTTGAAGTGAGATATCCAATTTTTATCAGCTTACTTCGTTTTGTATAAACTATTGTTATCAATATTAAGATATTTGCCTTGATTAAGAAGAAGGAATGAAGCAGCGAGCTAGTTTTTTAAGAGCACTTACATTATTAATTTTCACATTATACTCATTTGCAACCTACGCCCAGTCCGACAGAATTTATGTGTACGGAACGGTTAAAGATGAGCGTAGTAGCAAAAAATTAACTGATGTAAAGGTTATTTTGGTAGAGGATGGTAATACCAAAACCACCTACGTTACCACCCTAAATGGAAAATTTGAGTTAGATCTTGATTTCGATCACGATTACGATATCCGCTTTGTAAAAGATGGATATGTAGCAAAATTCATCAATATCAATACCAAGAATGTTCCTGACGAAAATAAAGTGGGAGGTTTTGGCTTTGACCTTGACATGTCGCTTTTTGAAGAAATCGACGGAATAAACTTTGACATTCTTAAAAAACCGATTGGTAAAGCAAGTTTTGTTCCTGCTGCGGGTGAGCTCGGCTTTGATTTTGAATACACACGTAGTATTCAAGCCGAAATTGCGAGACTTAAACGCGAATTAGAAAAACGCTATAAAGAGGAAGAGGAGCGCTTAAGAAGAGAGCAAGAGGAAGCGGAAAGACAAAGAAAAATACTTGAACAATTTGACCAACTGGTTATTCAGGGTGATCAAGAATATGCAAATGCTGCATACATGAATGCTGTTTTTAAATACAGCGATGCGCTTGATTTATACAATCAAAACTCCAGCTTTATTACTGGAGGACAAATTGTAGAACAAAAACTAGCCAAGGCAAAGGCGGCTTTAGAAGAGCAGCAAAAACAGGCAGAACTCGAGCAGAATTATAAAAAGCTCATTTCTGAAGCCGACGACTTAGTAGCACAAGAAAAATGGCAAGAAGCAAAGAATAAATATGAAAGTGCTCTTGCGTTAAAGCCACAAGAGGCATACCCTCAACAACAGATAAATAGTTTAAACAGAAAGCTAGAAGACCTTAAAAAACAAAAGGAACTTGAGGAAAACTATAAAAAGTTAGTCGCGGAGGGAGATCAGTTATTCCAAGGTGAAAAATTTACAGAAGCCATTGCTAAATACGAGGGAGCTCTAAAACTTAAGCCCCAGGAATCTTATCCAGCTAACCAAATTAATGCTGCCCAAGCTGCCTTAAGCAAACTTGAAGAACAGCGAAAAATTCAAGAGCAATACGATAACCTTATTGCCTCTGCTGATAATTCTTTTAACAACAAGAAATACGAAGATGCCATAGGATTGTACACCGAAGCATTGAAATTAAAATCTCAGGAAGCGTACCCAAAAGATCAAATTGAAAAAGCTAGAGCTGCTCTCCAGCAACTAGAGGACCAAGCTAAACTCAATGAGAAATACGACAAATTTGTTCAAGCCGGGGATAAAGCCTTTGGAAGCGAACAATTCGAAGAGGCTATTGCACAATTCACTTCTGCATCCGAATTAAAACCGGAGGAGCAGTATCCTAAAGAGCAAATTGCTGCAGCGAAAAAAGCTATAGCAGACAGAAAAGCTCAGGAAGAGCTTAATAAAAAATACAACGACCTAATTGTTGACGGTGACGCAAACATTAAAGCAGAGAAATACAACGAAGCAATTGCTTCGTACACCGAAGCCTTAAAAGTTAAGCCAAACGAACAATATCCAAAGGATCAAATTGCCGCAGCAAAAGAAGCAATTGCACAAAAAGAAGCTCAGCAGGCTGCTGAAGAAAAATACAATGCGTTGATTGCAAGTGCCGATCAAAAATTTGGCGAGCAGAATTATCAAGCTGCAATTACCGATTATAGTGCGGCCCTAGCGATAAAAGGCAACGAACAATATCCTTCAGAGCAGATCGCAAAAGCGGAGAAAGCCTTGGCTGATGCAAAAGCTAAAGACGAAAACTATCAGAAGTTGATTACCCAAGCGGATGTAGAGTTTAATCAGGCTAAGTTCGAACAAGCTATAGCAAGCTACGAAAAGGCTTTGGGTATAAAACCTAATGAGCAGTATCCTAAAGATCAAATCACTAAGGCCAAGGCTGAGTTAGAAGCCATCAAACAACAAGAAAAGCTTGATGACGCTTACCAAAACGCGTTGGCAGCGGCAGATAAAAGCTTTGGAGATGAAAAATATCAAGAGGCTATTGCAAATTATAACAAAGCGCTGGGCATTAAACCCGATGAGCAATATCCAAAAGACCAAATAGCTCTTGCAAATGGAAAAATTAAGGAAGCACAAGAAAAACAGGCGCTGCTTAACCAGTACCAAGAAATAATTGCAGCGGCAGATCAAGCTTTTACGGCTAAAGAATACAATGCCGCAATTGCTAAGTATCAAGAAGCTCTTCAGCTTAATCCAAATGAGCAATATCCTAAAGACCAAATAGGAAAAGCGCAGGCGGCCCTAGATGCTCTTGAAAAGCAAAAGGAACAAGAGGCTTTATACAACAAATTGGTTGCAGAGGGAGATGAGGCGATGGGCAATAAGGCTTATGATAACGCCATTGCAAAATTCCAGGAAGCGCTTGGTATTAAGCCCAATGAAACCTACCCAAAAGATAAAATTGCAGAGGCCAACAAGCTAAAAGCCGAGGCTCAAAAAGCACAAGAACTCGAGGCTAATTATCAAAAGTTAATTGCACAGGCAGATACTGAGTTTAAAGGCAAGCGTTATAATGAAGCCATTAACACGTATAACAATGCCTTAGGGATTAAACCCAACGAACAGTATCCAAAAGATCAAATTAAAAAGGCAGAGGCCGCTCTTGATGAACTTGCAAAACGTCAGGAATTAGAGCAGGAGTACCAAGGCTTAATTTCGGAAGCAGACGGATTTTTTGATGACAAAAAATACAGCGAAGCAATTTCTAAATACGAAGCTGCAATGCAGCTTAAGCCTCAGGAACAATATCCTAAGCAACAAATTGAAAAAGCCAACGAAGCCTTAGACGCAATTGCGAGAGCTAAGGAAAGAACCGAAAAATACAACCAGCTTATAGTTGCTGCTGATCAAAAGTTTGATAACGGCAGCTTTGAGGAAGCCGTTGCAGATTATCAAAAGGCGTTGCAAATAAAACCAGATGAGCAGTACCCAAAGGATCAAATTGCTGCTGCTCAAAAAGAAATAGAGGCTAAGCTTGCCGCTAAAGAGCTTGAACAACAGTACGCTACGCTTCTTCAGAAGGGTGATGTTAAATTGGACAGCAACAGATTTGATGAGGCTATTTCGAATTACCAAAAGGCCCTTACGTTGAAGCCTGGAGAAAAATATCCAAAGGACCAAATTGCCGCAGCTCAAAAAGCTAAAGTGGTGTTTGAAAAGCAGCAAGAACTTAGAAAGCAGTACCAAGGATTTATTTCTGAGGGTGATGCTAATATGAAAAAGGAGAAATACCAACAGGCTATAGCGAATTACCAAGATGCTTTAACCCTGATTCCAGGTGAACAATATCCTAAAGACCAGATTGCGAAAGCTAAAAAGGCCCTAGAGGATATAAAACTTGCTTATGAAGAAGCAGTAAAAGCTGGCGACTCGAAAATGCAAGCAGACGATTGGGAGAATGCGATTAAAGATTATGAAAAGGCTTTGACTATCTACCCTAACGAGCAGTACCCAAAGGACCAAATTGCAAAGGCCAATATACTGATAGAGAAATCCAAAGAACCAAAAGTTGTGGCTTTCCAGGACATTACAAAGTTTGGAGAGGTGAACAAAGACAGTATCAAAGCGGAAGCAGCCAAGGAACTAGCTGCTAAAGAAAAGGAAGCGCCAAAAGAAGAGGTTAATCCAGAACCTAAGGTTATGTATAAAACCACCTCTACCGGTGATGAAAATGACTTTAGAAAACTCTTGGGAGATAATTACCCCGAAGGGATTACAAGAGAAAAATATAAGGATGTAGGTAAAGACATCTTCAGAATTATATACGTGGAAGGTGGATTTGGAGATGAATTATTAAGAATTGTGGCGCGCTTTGGTACCTTCTACTTTAAAAACGGATCAAG
The genomic region above belongs to Luteibaculum oceani and contains:
- a CDS encoding NAD(P)/FAD-dependent oxidoreductase — protein: MDISLQKSNNFSYWEHQILGQPFDFIIIGGGFCGLYTALFIKEKRPKAKVLILEKNLVGNTASTKNAGFSCFGSAGELLDDIHQIGWEKTADLLQMRIGGLEILQSVIPHSVMDYSRCGAFEVFSKDEEEQSRFQRVQENLDNINTDFKSILPNSYTVKDLPDKLKFKGKGIFQAGEGALNPFKLIRYLEQKVRTLGVEFIKGVEVYQVDNTAENEVNVHTNKLDLKCQVAICTTNLNSLKLPEVDCQPARAQVIISKPLPRSVPKEVFHAMNGYTYFRFVDGRLLLGGMRHMDMENEFTGSNNNTAPIIDQLKSFGKELMGFPIPWDFSWTGTMSVGPDRFPNIGSRKNILYGLKMGGMGVAVSPYIAKKLVEHV
- a CDS encoding FKBP-type peptidyl-prolyl cis-trans isomerase; translation: MTKKLKNSLVAVAAVATMVGCNQNNQNERMEIKGDADKFSYSLGMDIGNNVKNSEFDSLSVDLMVQGIKDVMNEGELEFTVEESQEIVRSYLTKLQSKKADAAKSKGEEFLAKNAEREDVVVLESGLQYEVLKMGNGPKPGPTDKVKTHYHGTLIDGTVFDSSVERNEPASFPVNRVIPGWTEALQLMPVGSKWKLYIPSDLAYGPRGTQGIIGPNEALIFEVELLEIVK